In Balaenoptera acutorostrata chromosome 3, mBalAcu1.1, whole genome shotgun sequence, the genomic stretch TCACTGTCATTCTTCCCGGTGGGAGAGAGGACTTGGGGAACAGGCAGTCTGCAGTTGAGATCCTCATTCTAAACTCAGCCCAGCGCTCCATGAGGGATCTGACTTGGAAGTGCTGTCTTGGGCAAGCCCGCCTCTCTGCAGTGCCTGATGCTTCACATTCCTGGGACAGTGTTTGATAGTTGGCTGTGGAGCTGCTGCCCTGCTTCTTTCCCCAGGGTCCTCGGAGGCCCCTTTTTTCCTGTGCTAGGCTGACAGATAAAATGATCCTAGGGGCACCTGGGGTCATTTTCGCAGCTGTGGTTGGAGCTGCGAGTGCAGGCTATGTCAGAGGAGGCTTGCTTAAGTATAAATGAACCTGTCAGAGCAGAACCAAGGTCCCAGGGTCACCTGCAGAAGAGAGGTGAAACTCTCAGTCAGTGCCTGCTCCATCTCCCCCTTGAGAAATCTAAACCAACTTGATATTTAAATGGGAAGGTAAAACGGGAGTGGGTGTGGTTTAGGGAAAGCAGCATGTGTCCCTGATGACTCTGGGGGCGTGACAGAGTGATCTGAACAGACCCGAAGCCTGATTCCAGTGTGACTCAACCTCTGAGCCAgcttccagctataaaatgagGAGAGATAAACCTACCAAATAAGATTCCTTCAAGCATTTAAGTGAGGCAGCACTCAGTACCACCTCCTAATTTCTATGACTGAGGACCAGAGAAGATAGGATGGGTGCTGTGATTGatgcagaggagagggagggggttgAAAAGGGAATGATTATTATGGGAAGGTGATAAGAGCTATATCTGTACACCATGGCTAAGCAGTGACAAGAATACAGAGAGGTGTAAATGCCAGGGTGGGAGATGAGAAGCAAGGAGATTGGGAAAAAAGCCTCTGCCGGAAATGGTGTGTCCTTGTCCTGTGTGTCGTGCTTTCTGGGAGCTCAGCATGACAACCAGCTTCTCATACATGCTTCCCCTTTTAAGATGGTGATCCACAGAGCTAGCAGGCCTTGCTGAGCTAGATATGGCAAGAGTAATAATAGCAAATACCGTTTTTGAGCCAGACTGGGGAGTAGGTTCGGTCACAGCCACACTGTGCAGTGTTTCTGAGAAGAGTCCAGGGCCCAGGGGTTGGTCAGTACCCTGCTCCTCCATCATTCACTCCTTTTGTACTCTCTCTCTCTAATGAGATGGTAAACTCCTGTGGGAGCAGGGCACTATCTTTTGTGTCCCTGCCCTCCTGTGCCTGGCATAGTGCTCTGAACATCggtgttcagtaaacatttaagcaaaaataaatgtattattctGGAGCACAGTGTCTTCTATTCATTAAGTGCTTCCACTGACCTAAAATTTCTTTCCAAGACAAGTCTGGACAGCTCCTTTGGAGGAGGAGAGAGCTGACTTTGAGAGGGAGTCCTATAGGACTGTTGCTTCCTGCCACAAAATAATTGGgctaaaaaatgtaaaactattaaaaatagggcagggcttccctggtggcgcagtggttgagaatctgcctgccaatgcaggggacacgggttcgagccctggtctgggaagatcccacatgccgcggagcgactaggcccatgagccacaattgctgagcctgcgcgtctggagcttttgctccgcaacaagagaggccgcgatggtgacaggcccgcgcaccgcgatgaagagtggcccccgcttgctgcaactggagaaagccctcgcacagaaatgaagacccaacacagccataaataaataaataaataatttaaaaaaatatatatatatatagggcaATGtggtttttcccattttacaattGAAGGTGGTGAGGGTCagtgaggtcacacagcttgtataTGGACTCTTGGTCCAGTGCTCTTTTCACTCCCCTGACCCAAAGATCTGCCTCCTGGCCAACTGATAAGCCAGTCTCTCCCAAGCTGGGCGCCCAtttgtggggggagggtgggggaggggagggctcggCCATCCATCGTTCTGCACTCCTaccctgagcacctgctgtgagAAGGCAGAGAGCTGGGTGAACCCGGTCAGATTCCCCAGGAGGGAAGGGCCGACTGGCATTTTATGGAGCTCCTCTGGTGCCTGGCACTATGCTGGGCACTGTAACGCCTGTGTTACACAGGAGGCGTCCTCGCCCCCTTTTCTACCCTTAGAAAGAGGCTCAGAGGTGAAGGAACCGCTCGTTGGCCGAAAGCCGTTGAGAGCGGTGAGGGAGGGCCAGGGGAGCCGGCTTTGCCCAGGTCCCCAGCTTGAAGGTGGTGGGCTTGGGCCCGAACGCCCTGAGAAAGCGGTGCCCACGTGGGGTTAGGAGTGCGGCCGTGCGGGCTGTGGAAGGGGCCCCTGACCGAGACCCCCGCCCAAGGGCTGGCGCGGACAAGAGGGTCGAGGGAGGGCGGAGCACGGGCGGCAGCGAGCGCGCCGGGGGCGGGCTCTTCGGGGCAGGCTCCGCCCCCAGGGGCGCGGGTTTAAAAGGAGGGAAGGCGCTCGTCAGGGACCTGAGCCCCGGCTAAGTGCACCTGAACAGAGGCGCGGCCGGCACCCAGCCATGACCCTGCGGGCGCGGGGCGCTCGGCTGCTCGGAGGCCTTCTGCTCTTCGCTCTGCTCGCTGCCGGCGCCGCCCCGTTTAGCTGGGATCTCCCGGAGCCCCGCAGCCGGGCCAGCAAGATCCGAGTGCACCCGCGGGGCAACCTCTGGGCCACCGGTAAGTCTTCGCGGTATGGGCAAGCGCCCCCCACCCTGCTCTGAccccattttccttctctgccctctcctcAGCCATGGACACTAGTGTCCAGGCTAGAGGGGACCCTGGAACTCACCTAACAGATGGGGAACTTCAGACCCAGACCCAATGACTTGGTTAAATCACTCACCCAGCCAGTTTaaagcagagctggggctggatcCTAAATCTACCTGCCAGCCCGTGCCCCTTCTCTTAGACAAGACTCTACTGAATCTTCTAACCTCTGGTGTGTCTTCTCTCTGCACCTCCACCTTCCAGACACCTCTTGTTCTCCACTTCCTTCTCTGCCGTTTCCCGTCCCTCTTCTAAGCAGATAGCACAACTGGCAGAGTTTCTTCCTGGCCCTGGGGCATCCCACCCTCCTTCCAGCTGTACCACCCCCTCCATCCCATCTACCTGCTCAGGAAAAGCTGAGGTACAGGCTTTGCCACCACCCGTGGTCTTTGTGGCTCCTGGTGACGAGGAGGAGGAAGGTTGTGTACCCTCCTGCCATGGGAACTGAAAagtgggagagatggggagcttTCCCACTGGGATAGGATCCTTGCTCCCTGACTTCCTTGTGCCTCGACATCTCCTTTCTAGGTCACTTCATGGGCAAGAAGAGTCTGGAGCCCCCCAGCCCATCCCTACTGGGGACAGCTCCCCTCATCTCCCTGAGGGACCAGAGACTGCAGCTGAGTCATGATCTGCTCAGGATCCTCCTGCAAAAGAAAGCTCTGGGCATGAGCCTCAGTGGCCCAGCACCTCACACCCAGGTGAGCCAGGCCCCCACCTCAGGCCCAGGAGAGGCTCAGCCAGGGCTGCCCCTGGATCCAGCATTGGGCTTACGGTGTGAGTGCTCAGCCAGGGTGTGATAGGCCCACCCAAGAAAGCCAGAGATTCTAGGCTCTCCCTGTGATCTAGAGCTCAAACGGAGAGGATTCTGAAGAAAGAAAGCTGACCTTCCCAGCAAACCCCATGGAACAAAAAGTAGGGGAAGACGTTCCCCTCACCCCATTGCCCAGTCTCAAGTCACAGCCTGGGATTATCCAGCTTCTTCCAGCAGGACCTTCCGCTACCTCCACCCCAGTCTACGCAGACTTGCCCCACCCCAGCTGTCCACCTTTGCTGTGCCCTGTATGTGCCTGTTGggaccctgaggctcagagaagggatgAAAAGAGTTAGTCAGCAGCCAAGACAGAGTCTAGACCTTGTTCACCTTGACCAGTGCTCTTCCCAGTCTCTCGTCTGCCTCAGTGACCAGTGGCAGGATTTCTCAACAACAGCACTTGATATTCTGGGCTGGACAGTTTTCTGTtgtgggagctgtcctgtgcattgtaggaagCTTAGCTGCGTCCCTCATCTCTATCCACTAGAGTATGGATAGATACTGTTAggacaaccaaaaatgcctccagacattgccagaggtcctctggggaggggacaggggagggagcCAAAATCACCCTTGGTTGTAAACCACTGACCTATGGGGTTCAAGGCCCCAGAGGTGGAGCCAAGCCAGCTTTCACCTCCAGCCTGGCAGAGGGGCAGCTCCTCCATTCTCTGTTCCTGGCGCTGTCCCCATCCCACACCACCTTCCCTGGTACTTCGTTGCTATGTGAAGAAGGCAGTGTGATGTGGTAGAATGTGAGCTCTGGTGACAGCATGCTGGGCTCATAAGCTAgctacttagtagctgtgtgaccttagaaatgtcatttaacctctccaagcctcatcTTCCTCATCCATAACATGGGAACAAAAGTGCCCCTCTCCTCATAAATGAGACCATTTGTGTCACATGCTGAGCATGATGCCTAATGCATAGAAAGCTCTTAATAAACAGGAACTGTTGCCAGTCTGTGAGCTTCCTGGCAGCACCAGTGGCTAACTTAACTTTGTGTCCCCCACCGTGCCTAGCATATAGTATGTACATTTTGAAAGAAGGGAGGGGCATTCCCTACAGAAGGTTCATCCCCAGCCccgtggggaactaagatcccacatgccgcacagtgtggccaaaaaaaaaaaaaaagaaccatcagCCTCTGGAGACCTCAGATGTAAGGGCCAGGTGCTCGGGCTGGCTGAGTCTGAAGGCAGACAATGTCCCCTCCGGGGCCACTGGCTGGTCTCAAAGGCCTGAAACATGAAGACCAACTAGAGAATCTCAGAGGAAGCAGTACTTAGCCCTGGGGGGTGGGACTTCAGAAGTGAGGTCttgggcagagctgggggtgggggagtaaaAACACTGTCCGGCCCAGGGCCAGGCATGGTACTTGGACTTTACTTCTATGATCTCCTTTGACTGTCATGACCACTCTGTGAGGTTGAGGCTGTTATTCTGAGAAAACCACTACCCTGACCCCTCCCAGGCCCTTCAGGGAGAAAGGCACTGGGGGGCCTGCCCCTGCCTACCTCTGTGGATGCCTAGCACTTAGGAATGGCAGGATGCCCCTATCATCTGTCCCCCTGACCAGGTGAATTCCTCTGTGTGTTCCTCTTCAGCACAGGAGGGTGCTGGTGCAAATGCTGCAGAAGTGATGCCATTCATCAGGAAGACAAGATGACATGGCTTAGATTGTGCCCACCCAGGGAAGGTGCTGAATGGGACCCAGGCAGCCCCATCTGGATGTAAATCATGGGCTCACATCTCTGTTACTCCATTACTGTGATTTCTGGTTGGGTTGCCAGGAATATCGCCAATGCAGATGCAGATGATGTCCCTGCTGTATTTCTTGCTTCCCTGTTGAAGTTGTGAATAAAACCCTGCTCTTTACATAGACCGTCTGGTCCTCTCTTTCTACCCATgttggaggggatgggagggaaaggAGACTGAAAAACCCAGTGTTCCGTGAGATGGGGCTGGGCCCAAAGAGCCCAGGACACTCCGTGGCACCAGTCTGGCACTGACTCTGGACTcctactcattcactcattcaggaAGCAGGTACTCAACACGTGCTGTATGCCAGGTCCTCTGCCAGGCGCTTTTCTACTCTCGCCTCTGCCACCTACCGGCAGAGGCAAGTCTCTCCTGTTTCCCACCTGTAAAAGCTCCCACCTACATACACTACACGGTAGGGCTTTGCTTACCTGATTTCATCCTCACGCCAAGCTTTGAGGGGAGTGCCCAGCACATACCAAGGAGAGAGCTGAGCTGGGATCCAGACCCGAGGTCCCCTTACTCTTTTCTCTAGCCTTGTGGGATTGCCAGTTAGCAGACAAAagtacaggacacccagttatattcgaatttcagataaacaatgaataatattTTCGTATAAGATATCCTAAATATTGCATGGACATACTTAAACGAAAAAAATTATTCGTTGTTTACCTAAAATTGGAATTTAACCGGgcgtcctgtattttatctggcctTTTCCTCTGATCTGCAAATACCAGGTCATAAAACGAGCGTGTATTTGGTCCCTCAGGCCCCGCCCGGAACTGACATCCTGGGAATCCCTGAATTTGCGTCTTGTTTCCAGGAGAGTTTATCCGGAGAATCCCGGACCTAGCTAGCTAAGGGTACTGCATGTCCACGGCGGCGCTAGGGCACCTCTAAGGCCCCGCCCCCGGGTCAGACCAGGCCGCGCCCCACTCCTCGCGAGAGGGCCGCGCTTGCCCAGGAAGGTTCAGAGGCGGAAGTGGGGTACCGGAAGCGACAGTTGCCATGGAGCCCGCGGAGGACTGGCTGGTGGAATCCTTGCGCTTGTAAATCGTGTGGGCGTGGGACGTGGAATCCGGGCCTGGAGCTGGCTTGGGGGCGGACGGGCGTGGCGTGGAGCACGCAGGGAACTCGCGGCATGTGGGGCGGGACCTGTACGGAGGACTCCGCCTGGGCCTCGGCTCCCGCAGCTGGGAAATGGCACCGTCCTGTGTGCGCAATTTGTGTGAAGTACTAGTAGGGGCAGTGCTTGTGGAGGACAATAATAACATAAGTGACTGTTTATTTTGCGCCAGGATCTGAGTTAAACCTTAAACAAAGATTATCTCGATTCCTCACATCAACCTTGGGGAGTCTGAGTACTCTAGGagttcctttttacagatgaggacgaGGCTCAGGGAAATTGTGACTGGCCTGCTCCCAGTCACACAGGGGATGAAATGTGTAACAAGACTTGATCCCAGTTCTGCCTGATTCCAGAGCCTGGGCCCCCAACTGCCAACCCATGCTAACATCTCAGGTTCTTTAACAGCTGTAAAGTGCCATGCATCGTGTGACGTTGTGTCCCTATCATGCAGGTACCAGGATTTCCATGCATTCGACCTCTCGGGAGCCACTCGAGTCCTTGAATGGATTGGTGACAAAGGTGATATGCCCTGCCTGGCCCTGAAGAACCACTCCTCAAGCTGGAACTCAGGAGCTCAGCCCAGAGGGACCCAACCACTCTTCTGGGAGCTTGAGGGCCTCTTGGTCACTTGTAGCAATTTCATGCCCCATCAGCATTATATATCTCTTATGAAAATCTAGATCTCTTCCATCCCTCAGTACAAGGCTGCATACCAATGGCAGAAGAGTTTATCTTTGCTTTGGAAGATTTGGCAGAGTGTCTGGACCCAGCCGTGGTCCAGAATCTTTCTagcactttgtcacagcttattCTGCTTCTTTTTCCAGGAATCTTGGTTGCTGGCTATGAAAGcctgaaaaaaaatgagattcttCATCTGATATTACCTCTCAGACTTTCTGTAAAAGAAAACCAGGTAACTTGAAATATTTATGCTGAGTATATGTGTCTACTTCTACTCATTTATTAAATCTTTATGGAGCTCCTATTGTCTACTAAATATTGTCCTGGATACTAGAAAGAGAGAAACTGTAAGCATTGGGCCTGCCCTTATAGTCTAATAAAGGGAGGCAAATGTGCACAGAGGTAAGTTGTACAGAAAGTCCTGGGATTTACAGAGGGCTCCTAGAGCAAGAAGTCAATTATACTTTATCAAGAATAGAtttagggggaattccctggtggtccggtggttaagacgccacgcttccactgcagggggcctgggttcgatccctggtcggggaaccaagatcccataagccgtgcCACatggccggaaaaaaaaaaatttagggagCAATTAGAGTATGAAGGATGGTTGAAACCTTAGAATGGTTAAGATCACCTAGGATGAATGTGTAGTATATAAAGAATAAGAGCAGAAGATGGCTAAAGACAGAACCTCAGGGAGAACATTTAAGAAATGGGTAGAGGAAGATGATGAACCCACAAGGAGTactgagaaagaatagtctttgaAGAAGGAGGAGTCTCAGAAAAGGCCAATGATCCAGAAGCCAAGAGAAAAGAGTGTGTCACGAAGAGTTGATAGCTGCCTAATGTTACTATAAAAGCACTTCAGCCTCATTGGCTAGATCAGTCCGGCCTTTATTGCCCTTGGGTAAATTGCCTTCCTAATGTTCTTGATCTTCCTCATCCCTACCCCTGAAGCTAAGTCAGGAGCTCACCAAAATTGAGCCTTGATGAGAGACCTGATTTACCTCCCACCTCACCCCTGGCTTTCCCTCTGTTCTCTTGtggccacctcctcctcccctgcctctggtTCCTCACGTGGAGATAGTAGAGTCTAGTGGCTAAGAGCATGGACTTCGGTTAGACAGACTTGGGTTCAGATGTATAACATAACCCCTGTGACCTTAGAAAAGTTGCTTAAGCTCCCTATGCCTTGGCTTTGCCATTTTAGAACAGGGATAATTATAGTGCCCAGGTCACAGAGTGGTTGTAAGAATTCAACATGATAGAGTAAAGCACTAAACAGGGTGGCTGACACAGTGAGCACTGGATAATTggcagttgtattttttttaattaattagtttatttatttaatttatttatttgactgcgttgggtcttcggtgctgcgctggctttctctagttgcggtgagcgggggctactcttcgttgcggtgtgtgggcttctcattgcggtagcttctcttgttgcggagcatgggctctaggtgcgtgggcttcagtagttgtggcacgcaggctcagtagttgtggctcgcgggctctagagcacaggctcagtagttgtggtgcacgggcttagttgctacgtggcatgtgggatcttcccggaccagggctcgaacccgtgtcccctacattggcaggcggattcttaaccactagcaggtggattcttaaccactgagccaccagggaagtcctggcagtTGTATTTTTATTGCTGGAAGAACCCACCTAACTTCCAGTGCGAGGTGTGGGGAGGAATGGGGCTGTGTTAGTTGGCTGATACATTCCACCTTTCTCTGTTAAGCCTCTGTGACTCCTCTAAGAAGGCTTGGAATATAACACTTGTGCTGTGGTGAAAGGTTAGAAGAAAGGTTCTGGATgtgcaggaaagaaaggaagctaTCTGTGTAGGCAGCTGAGACCAACATTTGCAAATAACAGCACCCTGAGGCCCTGCCCAGAGAAGCATCATTGCCACCTGAGCGGCTTCCGTGGCTTCCTGCTAGGCTGGGAAATGGCTCCTTACCTAGAACTTGTCTGAAACGTTCCTTTGGAGAGTGGTCCCCTATCTGATTGGCCACCTCTTTGTATTTTAGGGCTTACTCCCTGAAAGAGATTTCAAGGTACGCCATGGAGGATTTTCAGA encodes the following:
- the NMB gene encoding neuromedin-B isoform X1, yielding MTLRARGARLLGGLLLFALLAAGAAPFSWDLPEPRSRASKIRVHPRGNLWATGHFMGKKSLEPPSPSLLGTAPLISLRDQRLQLSHDLLRILLQKKALGMSLSGPAPHTQEGAGANAAEVMPFIRKTR
- the NMB gene encoding neuromedin-B isoform X2, with the translated sequence MTLRARGARLLGGLLLFALLAAGAAPFSWDLPEPRSRASKIRVHPRGNLWATGHFMGKKSLEPPSPSLLGTAPLISLRDQRLQLSHDLLRILLQKKALGMSLSGPAPHTQHRRVLVQMLQK